The window AGATAGAAAATTTTTTTGTATATTTATAATAGCTTTTTAATTTTTTAACTGTACCTTGGCAATTGAATAGGTAAGCCCGCACAAGCTTATTTTACGTGAGAACGTGAAATGTGAGACGTGAAAAGTTAGAGATAAGTTTATCAATATCTTAGTGATTTTTGTTTGATTGCTTGACGGCTTGGTGAGATGATTTACAAGTCAGTAAAGCTAAGGTATTGATAATGTGATTTTATTTTTTGATGTTTGATTTAAGCCTGTGTAGTAATGGCTTGAAAGAGATTTTTTGAAAAGTGAATGTAAGTATTTTTTAAATTAAACTTTTTAATTTTGAAATTTTTAATGCTTAATTTTTTGAAAATTTGTAATTTTTTATTTTAAAATTTTTTGAGATCGGGAAGTTAAGGAGTGATATTTTCCGCCCCTTTCTGAGTTTTGGGTTTTCAGTAGTTGGCTTGTGATGGGATGTTAAAAGATAAAATATAATAATATATTTTCTGTATATCGAGGTTTGCTGCAAAAAACTTCAACTTGCGGATTTTTTAAAAATTTGGTATAATGTTTTACAACTTGGCAATTGAATAGGCTTTCTGCGATTTTATTTTTGATTAAAAATTTAACGGGTTTGTAGCCTACCTATGAGGAATTGAAACCTTATAGAAGGTGGGGCTTCCTGCTTCAACGCATGAGTTTGTAGCCTACCTATGAGGAATTGAAACACTACTTTACCGACACCTAATCTTTGGATATATTCAGGTTTGTAGCCTACCTATGAGGAATTGAAACCTTTTTCTTCTTCACTCAAATCTTTATGCAACTCATGTTTGTAGCCTACCTATGAGGAATTGAAACCCAAGAGGCTTAAAATTTCCCTGACGAGGCCTTTGGCGTTTGTAGCCTACCTATGAGGAATTGAAACAGGAGTAGGACGTGCCCTTTTCAAATAATAGTTACCAGTTTGTAGCCTACCTATGAGGAATTGAAACTGAGCTTAGTTTTACCTGCAGATAATCAGGGAGGTGGAGTTTGTAGCCTACCTATGAGGAATTGAAACCGGTCGTCATCTCCGCTGTACGGGGAACTCCCATACGTTTGTAGCCTACCTATGAGGAATTGAAACCCTTTACACCCATTGTCATCAGAGGAAGAGGATGATGTTTGTAGCCTACCTATGAGGAATTGAAACGTGTTCTTTAAAGATGTAGGTTCTGGAGATTATCTCGTTTGTAGCCTACCTATGAGGAATTGAAACCTTAATGCTTTGGCAAGAGACCAAGAACAGAAGATAAGGTTTGTAGCCTACCTATGAGGAATTGAAACTTGTATCACATGTAAGATAGAATTCTTCTTTATTTAAGTTTGTAGCCTACCTATGAGGAATTGAAACTCTTCAGAGAGGATTTGTCCTTCTTCCAACCTCTTTGTTTGCAGCCTACTTATGAGGAATTGAAGCCAAGTCTTATTTCAGCTGTAATGTATTTTCCTATTCGTTTGCAGCCTACCTATGAGGAATTGAAACATTTTGAAAAGGTTTTGATAATGGTATTTCTTCTTTGTCATTCTATAGCCGGCAAAGAATCTCACTTTTTCATTTTCTAAAAGATAAGATCCTTCACTTCGTTCAGGATGACAAAGAACGACCCAATGGTGTCATTCTGCAGCCGGCGAAGAATCTCATGTTTTTCTTTTAAAGTCAGAAAATCAAAAAAGTGGTTCTTCGGACTAAAGTCCTCAGATGACAGGAAAAGATAAACTTACGAGAATTTTGGAACACTATTATCAAAAATGCTATAATAAATACTCTTAAATACTCTATTTCGGGTGATTAAAATTGATTACAGACTCAGAAAAACAAAAACTTATTGACTATACAATAAAGCTTGTTAATATTCCATCTGTTATAGGCAATGAAAAAGAAATAGCAAACTTTGTAGAAGATTTTTTGAAAAATTACAATCTAAACATCATCAGACACAACAATTCTATAATAGCTTATGATAAATTAGAGCCATCAAAAAAGACAATTGGGTTTATTGGTCATCTTGATACAGTACCCGGAACAAATGATTTTACCGGTCAAATAATAGAAGATAGGATATACGGACTTGGTGCAAGTGATATGAAAGGTGGTCTTTCTGTTATGATGGCTTTGATAGACCACTTTTCTGATAAAGAAAAATCATACAATACTATCTATGTATTTTACGAAAAAGAAGAAGGTCCTTATGTAGATAATGGATTAGAGCCGTTATTGTCTCAATATAATATAATTCAAAAATCAGATTTAGCCTTTGCCTTAGAGCCAACTAACAACATCGTTCAGGTCGGATGTCTTGGAACGATGCATGTATCAGTAATTTTTGAAGGAAAAAGAGCCCATTCGGCAAGACCATGGCAGGGAGAGAATGCAATCCATAAATCTGTAAACTTTCTAAAAAGACTTTCTGAGTTTGGAATAAAAGAATATGATTTTCAGGGAATTAAATACTATGAAGTTATGAACGCTACAATGGTTAGCTTTTCTGGCGGAAGAAATATAATTCCGGATAAATTTGAGATAAATGTAAATTACAGATTTGCACCGGGTAAGTCAATAGAGCAGGCAAAAGAAGAGCTTTTAAATCTTGTAAACAATGAAGCAAAGGTTGAGTTTACAGACGTTGCACCATCCGGCAATGTTTGTCTTGATAATCCAATTTTAAAAGATTTTATATCTAAGTACAATCTGCCAATAGAAGCAAAGCAGGCTTGGACAGATGTTGCAAGGCTATCCTTATACGGAATTGATGCTGTAAACTTTGGACCCGGAGACCCGGCCCAAGCACATCAAAAAAATGAATACATTCCTATAAAAAACTTGTTTGATAGTTATGAAATTTTCAAAGATTTTCTAAGTCATTAAGCTGTTTGATGCCGTCATAAGTATAAGTCAGCACAGATAAAACCATAACAATAAAAGTTATGATTAAAGCTGATTCATAAAGTAAATGGTTGTAAAGATTTGTAAAAACGTTTGAAATTAAAACATAAATTACTGTAAATATCTGTAAAAAAGTTGTCATTTTTCCAAAAAAAGAGGGCCTGACTCTTAAACTTCCTTTGATTAGATAAATCAAAAAACTTCCTGCAAGGATATAAACATCTCTTGATATTGCAAATAATATAAACCAAAAAGGAAACTTTATAGATAATTCCGAGTTAAAAATGAATACAAAAGCTGAAACGAGTAGAGTTTTGTCTGCTATTGGGTCAAGAATTTTACCAAGCTGTGTTTCTTGATTATACTTTCTTGCAAGATAGCCATCTATCGCATCAGTTAAACCGGCAATAGTAAAAGTTATTAAGGCAAAAATAGGCATGTTGTACCAAAGAAATGCTATAAAAACAGGAACGAGGATGATTCTTAAAAGTGTAAGAAGGTTAGGCAGATTCATTTTTTACTTTTTCTATAATCTTTGTTGTAGAGGTGTCATAAACAAAGTCTATTGTATAAACCTTGCCACCATAAGACATGACAAAATCTGCACCAACAATATTTTCTATCTTCCAATCTCCACCTTTCACAAGTACATCGGGTTTAATTTCTTTTATTAGTCTTTCCGGTGTATCTTCTTCAAAAACAATGACTAAATCTACCGGTTTTAAAGCTTGTAAAACTTTTTTTCTTTGGTCTACCGGGTTTACCGGTCTGGTTGGTCCTTTTAATCTTTTTACAGACTCATCACTGTTTAATCCAACAACAAGAAAATCTCCAAGAGATTTTGCTTTTTCTAAATAATCTACATGTCCGGCATGGATAATATCAAAACATCCATTTGTAAATACAATTTTCTTTCCTTTCTCTCTTTCTTTTTGGATAATATCTAAATAGTCCATATTATCTCCTTGGCACTATTATAATGTAGTTTAGCAAAAAAATAGGAAAAGATATTAAAAAATATATGCTATTGTTAAAAATTATGGAGATAAAAAATCCTGCGATTAAGGGAATATATCCAAGGATAAGCTGATTTTTGAAAGATATCTTTTTTCTGCTAAAAAACAGATAAGCCGGTAAAACAGAAAAAATGGATAAAATATAAACCGGATAGCCAATATCAAATGGACTTAAAGGTATTTTTAAAAGTATCAATAAAGCAAAAAAGATAAAACTGCTAAATAAAAATGCAAAGTAAAGCTTTCTTTTTTCTAAAAGCTGGCCCAACCTTAACTTCCAACTCTCTTAATAAAACCTTTTATGTCATGCGCTCTTTGATAGTCTCTTGCTTCTTTTTCAGTTTTAAACTTTCCAACTAACACTTTATGAAGTCCATTTTCTTCTATGATGTAAGCATTAGGATATTTTGCTTTTTCTATTTCAGCCTTTTCTCTTGTTGAAAATGCTCCTACTTGAATAGA of the Sulfurihydrogenibium sp. genome contains:
- the dapE gene encoding succinyl-diaminopimelate desuccinylase, with product MITDSEKQKLIDYTIKLVNIPSVIGNEKEIANFVEDFLKNYNLNIIRHNNSIIAYDKLEPSKKTIGFIGHLDTVPGTNDFTGQIIEDRIYGLGASDMKGGLSVMMALIDHFSDKEKSYNTIYVFYEKEEGPYVDNGLEPLLSQYNIIQKSDLAFALEPTNNIVQVGCLGTMHVSVIFEGKRAHSARPWQGENAIHKSVNFLKRLSEFGIKEYDFQGIKYYEVMNATMVSFSGGRNIIPDKFEINVNYRFAPGKSIEQAKEELLNLVNNEAKVEFTDVAPSGNVCLDNPILKDFISKYNLPIEAKQAWTDVARLSLYGIDAVNFGPGDPAQAHQKNEYIPIKNLFDSYEIFKDFLSH
- a CDS encoding CDP-alcohol phosphatidyltransferase family protein; its protein translation is MNLPNLLTLLRIILVPVFIAFLWYNMPIFALITFTIAGLTDAIDGYLARKYNQETQLGKILDPIADKTLLVSAFVFIFNSELSIKFPFWFILFAISRDVYILAGSFLIYLIKGSLRVRPSFFGKMTTFLQIFTVIYVLISNVFTNLYNHLLYESALIITFIVMVLSVLTYTYDGIKQLNDLENL
- the rfaE2 gene encoding D-glycero-beta-D-manno-heptose 1-phosphate adenylyltransferase, with the translated sequence MDYLDIIQKEREKGKKIVFTNGCFDIIHAGHVDYLEKAKSLGDFLVVGLNSDESVKRLKGPTRPVNPVDQRKKVLQALKPVDLVIVFEEDTPERLIKEIKPDVLVKGGDWKIENIVGADFVMSYGGKVYTIDFVYDTSTTKIIEKVKNESA